The following are encoded together in the Glycine max cultivar Williams 82 chromosome 8, Glycine_max_v4.0, whole genome shotgun sequence genome:
- the LOC606297 gene encoding selenium-binding protein 1: MERCDKVMNQRNMHDCPKTGPGYPSPLAAMSGPKETLLYVTAIYSGTGRDKPDFLATVDVDPSSPTYSKVIHRLPVPYLGDELHHFGWNSCSSCYGDPSAVRRYLILPSLVSGRIYVVDTRSNPRSPSLHKVVEPEDIISKTGLAYAHTSHCLASGDVMISFLGDKDGNAAGSGFLLLDHEFNLKGRWEKPGHSPSFGYDFWYQPQHKTMISSSWGAPAAFTKGFNLQHVSDGLYGRHLHVYSWPGGELRQTLDLGESGVLPLEVRFLHDPSKDTGFVGCALSSNMVRFFKTEDESWSHEVAISVKPLKVQNWILPEMPGLITDFLISLDDRFLYFVNWLHGDIRQYNIEDPKNPVLTGQVWVGGLLQKGSPIVAITEDGNTWQSDVPDIQGNKLRAGPQMIQLSLDGKRVYVTNSLFSAWDKQFYPELVEKGSHMLQIDVDTENGGLKINPNFFVDFGAEPGGPCLAHEMRYPGGDCTSDIWI, encoded by the exons atggagAGGTGTGACAAGGTGATGAACCAACGCAACATGCATGATTGTCCTAAAACAGGTCCTGGCTATCCTTCACCCCTGGCAGCCATGTCTGGTCCCAAAGAGACTCTCCTTTATGTCACTGCTATCTACTCAG GAACAGGAAGGGATAAGCCTGACTTTCTGGCCACAGTGGATGTGGATCCAAGCTCTCCAACGTATTCAAAAGTTATCCATAGGTTACCTGTACCTTATTTAGGTGATGAACTGCACCATTTTGGGTGGAATTCATGCAGCTCTTGCTATGGAGATCCATCAGCAGTTCGGCGATATCTGATTCTACCTTCACTGGT ATCAGGCCGCATTTATGTGGTTGACACAAGATCAAATCCAAGGTCTCCATCTTTGCACAAAGTTGTTGAGCCAGAAGACATCATAAGTAAGACTGGATTAGCTTATGCACACACATCTCATTGTCTTGCTTCTGGTGACGTCATGATCTCTTTTCTTGGAGATAAAGATGGAAATGCAGCAGGAAGTGGATTTCTTCTCCTTGATcatgaatttaatttgaaaGGAAG GTGGGAGAAACCTGGGCACAGTCCATCATTTGGGTATGACTTCTGGTACCAACCACAGCATAAGACTATGATTAGCTCATCATGGGGTGCTCCTGCTGCTTTCACCAAAGGTTTTAACTTACAGCATGTCTCTGATGGTCTTTATGGGAGGCATCTACATGTATACAGCTGGCCTGGGGGTGAACTGAGACAAACATTGGACCTTGGTGAGTCAGGGGTTCTACCCTTGGAG GTAAGGTTTCTGCATGATCCTTCTAAAGATACAGGTTTCGTGGGGTGTGCATTGTCAAGTAACATGGTACGGTTTTTCAAGACCGAGGATGAATCATGGAGTCATGAG GTTGCAATATCAGTGAAACCATTGAAAGTGCAAAACTGGATTCTTCCAGAAATGCCTGGGCTTATAACTGATTTTCTGATATCTCTTGATGATCGGTTTCTGTACTTTGTGAATTGGCTTCATGGTGATATTAGACAATATAACATTGAGGACCCTAAAAATCCTGTACTGACTGGCCAAGTATGGGTTGGGGGACTACTTCAGAAAGGAAGCCCTATAGTAGCAATAACCGAAGATGGTAATACTTGGCAATCTGATGTTCCAGACATCCAG ggAAATAAGTTGAGAGCTGGCCCTCAGATGATTCAGTTGAGTCTGGATGGTAAGCGGGTATATGTTACAAACTCACTCTTCAGTGCATGGGATAAACAATTTTATCCAGAGCTTGTAGAGAAAGGATCCCACATGTTACAGATTGATGTTGATACTGAAAATGGTGGTCTGAAAATTAACCCTAATTTCTTTGTTGACTTTGGAGCTGAGCCTGGGGGTCCCTGCCTTGCCCATGAGATGAGATATCCTGGTGGTGACTGCACTTCAGATATATGGATTTAA
- the LOC100784825 gene encoding protein RALF-like 32 → MASKSSTIRLVCFCYFMLFSSMHFTSCTVLSLKSHASTCNGSIAECNQEDELLMESEISRRFLEQKRSYISNGALQRDKPVCNGGGSGEAYSKTGGCLPPPSNPQSRGCSKYYRCRSDS, encoded by the coding sequence ATGGCCTCAAAATCATCCACCATTAGACTTGTTTGTTTCTGCTACTTCATGCTCTTCAGCTCTATGCATTTCACCAGCTGCACCGTGCTCTCATTGAAAAGTCATGCAAGCACATGCAATGGTTCCATAGCTGAATGCAATCAAGAAGATGAGCTGTTGATGGAGTCTGAAATAAGCCGAAGGTTTCTGGAGCAGAAGAGATCATACATTTCCAATGGAGCTTTACAGAGAGACAAACCAGTTTGTAATGGTGGTGGCTCTGGTGAAGCTTATAGTAAAACTGGAGGGTGTCTTCCTCCCCCCTCAAATCCTCAAAGTAGAGGCTGCTCTAAGTATTATCGTTGTAGGTCTGACTCTTGA
- the LOC100785354 gene encoding microfibrillar-associated protein 1: MSVTAGVSDTVIAIRDKLRGKIGQTKVKRYWPGKVPEWADDENEEDAAPADIRPSREAALEKAFPRHEEDAAIVRKDDRRLRRLAESRIDNREEVRADHRRIRQAEIVSTIEEEARRQEWLEFEEEDENALAERRRLIKEKLLQREQEEALPQEEEEEEEEEEEEEESEYETDSDEEYTGVAMVKPVFVPKSERDTIAERERLEAEELAFEEKRKRRLEERRIETKQIVVEEIRKDEEIQKNLEMEANIADVDTDDEVNEADEYEAWKVREIGRIKRDREDREAMLKEKEEIEKVRNMTEEERREWERRNPKPAPPPKQKWRFMQKYYHKGAFFQNESDDRAATVGSDGIFARDFSAPTGEDKMDKTILPKVMQVKHFGRSGRTKWTHLVNEDTTDWNNPWTYNDPLRAKYNDKMAAMNAPIVKPKGSKKLKDWESRESG; encoded by the exons ATGTCGGTGACAGCGGGTGTTAGTGATACTGTAATAGCCATTAGGGATAAGCTCAGAGGTAAAATTGGCCAAACTAAAGTTAAGCGTTATTGGCCCGGTAAAGTTCCTGAATGGGCTGATGATGAGAACGAAGAAGATGCTGCCCCTGCCGATATTAGACCCTCCAGGGAAGCTGCCTTGGAGAAAGCCTTTCCTCGTCACGAAGAAGACGCTGCTATTGTCAGAAAAGACGATCGTAGGCTCCGCCGTTTGGCCGAGAGCCGGATAGATAACCGTGAGGAGGTCCGGGCTGATCATCGCCGCATTCGCCAGGCTGAGATTGTTTCCACCATTGAAGAGGAGGCCAGGAGGCAGGAATGGTTGGAGTtcgaagaagaagatgagaatgCTTTGGCAGAAAGAAGGAGGCTGATTAAAGAGAAGTTGCTTCAGAGAGAGCAGGAAGAGGCACTTCCtcaggaagaggaagaggaggaagaagaagaggaggaggaggaggaatctGAGTATGAGACTGACTCTGATGAGGAATATACGGGAGTGGCTATGGTGAAGCCTGTGTTTGTTCCCAAGTCTGAGAGAGATACCATTGCGGAGCGTGAGCGTCTTGAGGCTGAGGAGCTGGCTTTtgaggagaaaaggaaaaggagatTGGAGGAAAGGAGGATTGAGACGAAGCAGATTGTTGTTGAGGAGATCCGGAAGGATGAAGAAATCCAGAAAAACTTGGAAATGGAGGCCAACATTGCTGATGTCGATACAGATGATGAAGTTAATGAGGCAGATGAATATGAAGCTTGGAAAGTGAGAGAGATTGGTAGGATCAAGAGGGATAGGGAGGATCGGGAGGCAATGTTGAAGGAAAAGGAAGAGATTGAGAAGGTGAGAAACATGACAGAGGAAGAGAGGAGGGAGTGGGAAAGGAGGAATCCCAAACCTGCTCCACCACCAAAGCAGAAATGGAGATTTATGCAGAAATACTATCACAAAGGTGCTTTCTTCCAGAATGAATCTGATGACCGAGCTGCCACCGTTGGATCTGATGGTATTTTCGCTCGTGATTTCTCTGCCCCAACTGGGGAGGATAAAATGGACAAGACAATATTGCCAAAGGTTATGCAAGTTAAGCACTTTGGTCGTAGTGGAAGAACCAAGTGGACCCATCTTGTCAATGAGGATACTACTGATTGGAATAACCC GTGGACTTACAATGACCCACTTCGTGCAAAGTATAATGACAAAATGGCAGCAATGAATGCACCTATAGTAAAACCTAAAGGAAGCAAGAAGTTGAAAGATTGGGAATCTAGGGAATCTGGATGA
- the LOC100777512 gene encoding putative pentatricopeptide repeat-containing protein At1g12700, mitochondrial yields the protein MLRRIPSFSRFRRLHHMMGTFSRSLSIRSPSFSLFFSKHCHCSTNTYDTDSHSNGTQFLISMRNLCKSGKVKNIDEALDLFQGMASMKPLPSVKDFTLLLGVIVRLKHYTTAISLVKHIFSSLGIEADTITLNIVINCLCRLKLVAFGFSVLGTMFKLGLEPTVMTLTALINGLCVQGNVAQAVGLVDHMEKMRYPLDVYTYGVLINGLCKTGDTLAAVEWLRKMEERNWKPNVVVYSTIMDGLCKDGLVSEALNLCSEMSGKGVRPNLVTYACLIQGLCNFGRWKETGSLLDEMIKMGMRLDLQTLNILVDAFCKEGKVMQAKSVIGFMILTGEGPDVFTYNSLIHIYCLQNKMNEAMRVFHLMVSRGCLPDIVVFTSLIHGWCKDKNINKVMHLLEEMAKMGFVPDVVTWTTLIGGFCQAGRPLAAKELFLNMHKYGQVPNLQTCAVILDGLCKGNLLSEAVSLAEAMEKSNLDLNIVIYSILLDGMCSAGKLNAAWELFSSLPGKGLQINVYTYTIMIKGLCKQGSLDKAEDLLINMEENGCLPDNCTYNVFVQGLLTKKEIARSIKYLTIMRDKGFSVDAATTEITINYLSTNEGDTRIREFFFPKR from the coding sequence ATGCTTCGAAGAATACCCTCTTTCTCTCGTTTTCGTCGTCTTCATCACATGATGGGTACTTTCTCTCGTTCCCTTTCCATCCGCTCTCCTTcgttttctctgtttttttcaAAGCACTGTCATTGCTCCACAAACACTTATGACACCGATAGCCATAGCAACGGAACCCAGTTCTTGATTTCCATGAGAAACCTATGCAAGTCAGGTAAAGTGAAGAACATTGATGAAGCTTTGGACTTGTTCCAAGGCATGGCTAGCATGAAGCCTTTGCCTTCTGTGAAGGACTTTACTTTGTTGTTGGGTGTTATTGTGAGGTTGAAGCACTACACCACTGCCATATCTTTAGTTAAGCACATCTTTTCTTCTCTAGGCATAGAAGCTGATACCATTACTCTTAATATTGTGATCAATTGTCTCTGCCGTTTGAAGTTGGTTGCTTTTGGGTTCTCTGTGTTGGGGACTATGTTCAAACTTGGTTTGGAGCCCACTGTGATGACTCTCACCGCTCTCATTAACGGGCTTTGCGTGCAGGGCAATGTGGCTCAGGCAGTCGGGCTGGTTGATCATATGGAGAAAATGAGGTATCCATTGGATGTTTACACGTACGGGGTGTTGATTAATGGGTTGTGTAAGACGGGAGACACTTTGGCGGCGGTTGAGTGGCTAAGAAAGATGGAGGAAAGGAATTGGAAACCTAATGTGGTAGTTTACAGCACAATTATGGATGGTTTGTGCAAGGATGGATTGGTATCTGAAGCGTTGAATTTGTGCTCGGAAATGAGTGGCAAAGGTGTTCGACCTAATCTTGTCACTTACGCTTGCTTGATTCAAGGTCTTTGCAATTTTGGAAGGTGGAAAGAGACTGGTTCTCTGCTGGATGAGATGATAAAAATGGGAATGAGGCTGGATTTGCAGACTCTCAATATTTTAGTGGATGCTTTCTGCAAAGAAGGAAAAGTGATGCAGGCTAAAAGTGTGATTGGGTTTATGATTCTGACGGGGGAAGGGCCGGATGTCTTCACCTATAATTCGTTGATTCATATATATTGtttgcaaaataaaatgaatgaggCCATGAGAGTGTTTCATTTAATGGTTAGCAGGGGCTGTTTACCGGACATTGTGGTTTTTACTTCACTTATCCACGGATGGTGTAAGGACAAAAACATTAATAAGGTTATGCATCTGTTGGAGGAAATGGCTAAGATGGGATTTGTTCCTGATGTTGTCACTTGGACCACTCTTATAGGTGGGTTTTGTCAAGCAGGTAGACCATTAGCTGCAAAAGAACTGTTTCTCAATATGCACAAATATGGTCAAGTTCCCAATCTCCAGACTTGTGCTGTTATATTGGATGGCCTATGTAAAGGAAATCTTCTTTCTGAGGCAGTGTCGTTGGCTGAGGCAATGGAGAAGAGTAATTTGGATCTTAATATTGTAATTTATAGTATTTTGCTTGACGGAATGTGCAGTGCTGGAAAACTGAATGCTGCATGGGAACTCTTTTCTAGTTTGCCTGGTAAAGGTTTGCAAATTAACGTTTATACTTATACCATTATGATTAAGGGTCTCTGTAAACAAGGCTCATTGGATAAAGCTGAAGACTTACTGATAAATATGGAAGAGAATGGCTGCCTGCCAGATAACTGCACTTACAATGTCTTTGTCCAAGGCTTGCTAACAAAAAAGGAGATTGCAAGATCAATAAAATACCTTACAATAATGAGAGACAAAGGGTTTTCAGTAGATGCTGCTACCACAGAAATTACTATCAACTACTTATCTACTAATGAAGGAGACACCAGAATtcgagaatttttttttccaaaaagatAG